The bacterium genomic sequence AACATATTTTTTTATTTTCGCCATGTCTTGGTTCCCACCTTTTATCGAATAACCCAATCTTCAATAATATCACCTTTTTTTATATGTCGTTCGATAATTTCTTTTGCCATTTCTTTAGTTACTTTACCGTATTTAACAGGAATTTTACCTTCTTCAACTACCTCTACCGTCGGTTCGAGATTGCATCTGCCAGCACAACCTTTTTGACTTAAATAAACGTCAGTTAATCCGCTTTGAATCGCGTGTTGAAAAACTTCCATAACCTCTTTTGAACCAG encodes the following:
- a CDS encoding (2Fe-2S) ferredoxin domain-containing protein: MVTPLDIVKKKRAQAINRIISKGYLSTKRIYVGMATCEIAAGSKEVMEVFQHAIQSGLTDVYLSQKGCAGRCNLEPTVEVVEEGKIPVKYGKVTKEMAKEIIERHIKKGDIIEDWVIR